In Thermosipho africanus Ob7, the genomic stretch AGACAGAGATAAATACAATAAGTATTTTCTTCATTTGTTCACCCCTAATCAGAATGACATAAAGTATCCTGCTCCAATTTGCAAGAATGAAGTTGTATCCATTCCAAATAATATATCATAAATGCTTTGACTGAAACTATCTGGGAATAGAGCAGATGCGCCAACAGAAACAAAAATTCCAGATTTAGGTTCAAATTCATATTTAATTCTTGTACCAAGATTTATACCAAATATAGGTAAAAATGAATTTTCACTAGTAGTTTCTGTATCATATATAGCTAAGATTTGTAAGCCCCCATAAATTGTTTCTGTAAGTTGCCCAACTTCAATTAGATCAAAATTTCCTCCCAATGTTACATAGCCTGGTATATAACCTGCAAAAGAGGAAAGAACAATACCACTTTCAACGTATAAATTATTTTGCCATCCCACAAATCCAAGTGCAATTTTTCCTGCGTATAATCCTGCACTTATTCCACCAAACATTGAAGATACAGGATATTCTATTGCAGGGTCATAGACTGAAGGCATTGCTCCATATTTAAATTTTGCAATTACAAGATTATTATTCCTGTCAATTCCTATTACTTCAGCGTAACCAATTTCTCCAGTTGAGGTTTCTAATTTGAATATAAATCCATTTTT encodes the following:
- a CDS encoding CsgG/HfaB family protein — translated: MKKLAIFLIFVSLLSSLFAITVSEKIGIVILPAKIGNGWNMDEADFLISILEQKALELGRFRVFSRNDLDMIVKERNLGDLGIVEQTFEAGKILGARYAILLTLTELTSNYEKNGYTASLRLSLKLYDLKTGELLASTPFAKETYTEEETPQKAINSILMSTAEDMWLSLREYFKLEAYVSKIEGNKIYLAGLDPKIAKNGFIFKLETSTGEIGYAEVIGIDRNNNLVIAKFKYGAMPSVYDPAIEYPVSSMFGGISAGLYAGKIALGFVGWQNNLYVESGIVLSSFAGYIPGYVTLGGNFDLIEVGQLTETIYGGLQILAIYDTETTSENSFLPIFGINLGTRIKYEFEPKSGIFVSVGASALFPDSFSQSIYDILFGMDTTSFLQIGAGYFMSF